One part of the Phacochoerus africanus isolate WHEZ1 chromosome 7, ROS_Pafr_v1, whole genome shotgun sequence genome encodes these proteins:
- the LOC125130429 gene encoding translation initiation factor IF-2-like, with translation MAKYTLRHQKKTEKGQSALSPLGRDGRRSGKQRRKERKQKTQDAQPKTCSGSGRNSGTKLALFAGVKRIQMQSSPQSGGCGAQTPPRTPAGPEQAGKSAREAGGSRRAARAGAEPARPGAAPRSSAAAGPGTQSGDARGPGGRGPSLPAGRGRPDRAEARGPSFVRRRGPLPLRVPPPRQSPALQTRPGPSSQSPGPGSRVGMGPTQDRASSLRTPAPGTARGHGEAGRRDAGSSSPAAAGLTCASAACQARGLRLALRPARPFECPRGRGDRYTDSSRCARVPPSVRPAPGFGQSLPPSPRSLPEAPAQRPDRACRAEAGRGRRPSRGGWALALGSGRRLRAPLRRGRELGPELAAAAAAAAPSAGPAPASGSRAPRSAPRLLPAPAAPRQPAPGAPPGRDPASHLPPPPARPLLLRPNSPGRVGSPQPQSPRTLTTPSPELDPVLREHLGTHRPAAAWDAQRSCTEPPAQRLRGRTLWERTHIVAFLLTSDTRTRFILL, from the coding sequence ATGGCTAAATACACTCTGAGGCACCAAAAGAAGACGGAGAAAGGCCAGTCGGCACTTTCCCCCCTgggcagggatgggaggaggTCCGGGAAGCAGAGGcgcaaagaaagaaaacagaaaactcagGACGCCCAGCCTAAGACCTGCTCGGGCTCAGGCAGGAATTCAGGCACTAAACTGGCCCTGTTCGCGGGGGTTAAAAGAATCCAGATGCAGTCCTCGCCACAGTCTGGCGGGTGCGGGGCGCAGACCCCACCGCGGACCCCAGCTGGGCCCGAGCAAGCCGGGAAAAGTGCGCGGGAAGCTGGGGGCTCGCGGCGGGCGGCCCGGGCCGGGGCCGAGCCTGCACGCCCGGGGGCGGCTCCCCGCAGCTCCGCGGCCGCCGGCCCGGGGACCCAAAGCGGCGACGCCCGCGGGCCGGGAGGGCGGGGGCCCTCGCTACCTGCCGGCCGGGGGCGGCCCGACAGGGCGGAAGCCCGCGGCCCCAGCTTTGTTCGGCGGCGGGGACCCCTTCCCCTGCGCGTTCCCCCTCCCCGCCAGTCCCCCGCCCTGCAGACCCGCCCCGGGCCGAGCTCACAGTCCCCGGGACCGGGGAGTCGGGTGGGGATGGGGCCAACCCAGGACCGCGCCTCCTCGCTCCGGACCCCGGCGCCCGGAACGGCCCGCGGGCACGGGGAAGCTGGGCGGCGGGACGCGGGCTCCTCTTCCCCGGCCGCCGCAGGGCTTACCTGCGCGTCCGCGGCTTGTCAGGCCCGCGGGCTCCGGCTCGCTCTTCGCCCGGCCCGGCCCTTCGAGTGCCCGCGGGGCCGGGGTGACCGGTACACCGACTCTTCACGCTGCGCTCGGGTCCCACCGAGCGTCCGCCCGGCTCCGGGCTTCGGCCAGTCGCTCCCGCCGAGCCCGCGCTCCCTGCCCGAGGCTCCCGCGCAGCGCCCGGACCGAGCCTGCAGGGCGGAGgcggggcgcgggcggcggcCGAGCAGAGGAGGCTGGGCCCTGGCGCTGGGCTCGGGTCGCCGGCTGCGCGCTCCTCTCCGCCGCGGCCGGGAACTTGGGCCCGAGttggctgcggcggcggcggccgcggctcCGAGTGCAGGGCCGGCGCCGGCCAGCGGGTCCCGGGCCCCGCGCTCCGCCCCgcgcctcctccccgcccccgccgcgccaCGACAACCCGCCCCCGGGGCTCCTCCCGGGCGGGACCCGGCCTCGCACCTGCCTCCGCCGCCCGCGCGCCCGCTTCTCCTCCGACCCAATTCCCCAGGGCGCGTGGGGAGCCCGCAGCCTCAGAGCCCCCGCACGCTTACTACCCCTTCGCCGGAACTCGACCCGGTCCTCCGGGAGCACCTGGGGACTCACCGGCCAGCGGCGGCCTGGGACGCCCAGCGCTCCTGCACGGAGCCCCCAGCTCAGCGGCTGCGGGGCCGGACGCTCTGGGAGCGGACTCACATAGTAGCTTTTCTACTTACATCAGACACTCGCACGCGCTTTATCCTCCTGTGA